One window of the Candidatus Nealsonbacteria bacterium genome contains the following:
- a CDS encoding ATP-dependent Clp protease ATP-binding subunit gives MFNLKEAKIYQAVEFEKFFKLVSILKKIFWFLFFIAIFLFFYRLFAPLFLGFAPINFLGFSLIFFTLAISFTLKLNFFESKLKNPKTGISLDKLILKPQEYNLAEFLSFEVAKAIDRAIKATEKEKIKEINSSLFFYFLLVDNPKLNFIFYRLLLDLKMIKETLFVYLKSLKNLTGTKNLKPILSLDFQEILLESLKIANIKNHQRIEIGDILTALAKKDLIFQKILIDADLKVPDIENSVWWLEFLENKIEEEKKWWEWQNLRKKGSLAKDWAAGYTVLLDQFSIDMTKLMRKQKFRAIFAHQAKVEEMETILSKIEKNNVLIIGEPGSGRRSMIESLANKCALGNSLPELNYNRVVILDLAKILNVSQDIKETERILDKILSEVVYAGNIILVIDNLDNYIGVLTERKLGIMDISGILSPYLASPFFRFVGITALEGFHKNIEKNSSFLALFEKIEVSEISEKETLLILEERALKLEMKYRVLISYLALRDIIFLSSKYLPAFPFPEKAINLLDEAVVYLARKKKKILLPKDIAEIITEKTQIPVGEVEIKEREILLNLEELIHQKIINQEEAVKEVSSALRRARAQVTIKKGPMGCFLFLGPTGVGKTETAKALAEIYFGSKEKMIRFDMSEFQLLADISRLIGSETQEGLLTTKIKDSPFSLILLDEIEKAHPNILNLFLQVLDEGHLTDNLGRKVNFKNSIIIATSNAGYQIILESFKEKINWSECKAKLIDYLFKEGIFRPEFLNRFDGVILFQPLTKENLLIIAELLLGELKKNLKEKNIDFIITPGLKEKIIELGYNPIFGAREMKRVIQDKIENVLALAILSHQLKRGNRAEIDPQNFKLKINS, from the coding sequence ATGTTTAATTTAAAAGAAGCTAAAATCTATCAGGCGGTTGAATTTGAGAAATTTTTCAAACTGGTTTCAATTCTTAAAAAAATATTCTGGTTTTTGTTTTTCATTGCCATTTTTTTGTTTTTTTACAGACTTTTCGCCCCTTTATTTTTAGGGTTTGCTCCTATAAATTTTTTGGGCTTTTCTTTGATTTTCTTTACCCTGGCAATTTCTTTTACTTTAAAATTAAACTTTTTTGAATCAAAATTAAAAAACCCAAAAACAGGCATCTCCCTTGATAAATTAATTCTAAAACCCCAAGAATATAACTTAGCCGAATTTTTGAGTTTTGAGGTAGCCAAAGCGATTGATAGAGCGATTAAAGCGACTGAAAAAGAAAAAATAAAGGAAATCAATTCTTCCCTTTTCTTTTATTTTCTTTTGGTTGATAATCCCAAATTGAATTTTATATTTTATCGCCTCCTTCTGGATTTAAAAATGATTAAGGAAACACTTTTTGTTTATCTTAAAAGCTTGAAAAATTTGACCGGGACCAAAAACCTGAAACCAATTCTTAGTTTAGATTTTCAAGAAATACTTTTGGAATCATTGAAAATCGCCAATATAAAAAATCATCAAAGAATTGAAATAGGCGATATTTTGACAGCTCTGGCAAAAAAAGATTTAATTTTTCAAAAAATTTTAATTGATGCCGATTTAAAAGTCCCAGATATTGAAAATTCGGTTTGGTGGCTGGAATTTTTAGAAAATAAAATTGAGGAAGAAAAAAAGTGGTGGGAGTGGCAAAATTTAAGAAAAAAAGGTTCTTTAGCCAAAGATTGGGCAGCCGGTTATACGGTTTTATTGGACCAGTTTTCAATTGATATGACAAAATTGATGAGAAAACAAAAATTCCGGGCAATTTTTGCCCATCAAGCAAAAGTAGAGGAAATGGAAACAATTTTGAGTAAAATAGAAAAAAACAATGTTTTGATAATTGGTGAACCGGGCAGCGGCCGAAGAAGTATGATTGAGTCCTTGGCCAATAAATGCGCTTTGGGAAATTCTTTACCAGAATTAAACTATAACCGGGTGGTAATTTTGGACTTAGCAAAAATTTTAAACGTTAGTCAAGATATTAAAGAAACAGAAAGAATTTTAGATAAAATTTTAAGTGAAGTTGTTTATGCCGGCAACATCATTTTAGTTATTGATAATTTAGACAATTATATTGGGGTATTAACTGAAAGAAAATTAGGAATAATGGATATTAGCGGAATCCTTTCTCCTTATTTGGCCTCACCATTTTTTCGGTTTGTTGGTATTACTGCCTTAGAGGGTTTTCACAAAAACATTGAAAAAAATTCTTCTTTCTTGGCTCTTTTTGAAAAAATAGAGGTCTCGGAAATTTCAGAAAAAGAAACCCTTTTAATTTTGGAAGAGAGGGCCCTGAAGTTAGAAATGAAATATAGGGTTTTGATTTCTTATCTCGCCTTAAGAGATATTATTTTTCTTTCTTCAAAATATTTACCAGCTTTTCCTTTTCCAGAAAAAGCCATAAATTTATTAGACGAAGCTGTTGTTTATCTAGCTAGGAAAAAAAAGAAAATACTTTTGCCGAAAGATATCGCTGAAATTATTACCGAAAAAACTCAGATTCCAGTAGGTGAAGTGGAAATAAAAGAAAGAGAAATTTTATTAAATTTGGAAGAATTAATTCATCAAAAAATAATTAATCAAGAAGAGGCCGTAAAAGAAGTTTCTTCCGCTCTAAGAAGGGCTCGGGCTCAAGTGACAATAAAAAAAGGACCAATGGGCTGTTTTTTATTTTTAGGACCAACCGGGGTGGGTAAAACCGAGACAGCCAAGGCATTGGCTGAAATTTATTTTGGTTCAAAAGAAAAGATGATTCGGTTTGATATGTCAGAATTTCAGCTACTTGCTGATATTTCTCGCTTAATTGGTTCCGAGACCCAGGAAGGATTGTTAACTACCAAAATAAAAGATAGTCCTTTTTCTTTGATTTTGTTAGATGAGATTGAGAAAGCCCATCCCAACATCTTAAATTTATTTTTGCAGGTTTTAGACGAGGGTCATTTAACCGATAACTTGGGCCGGAAAGTTAATTTTAAAAATTCAATTATTATCGCCACCTCTAACGCCGGCTATCAAATAATTTTAGAAAGTTTCAAAGAAAAAATTAACTGGTCGGAATGTAAAGCAAAATTGATAGATTATCTTTTTAAAGAAGGAATTTTTAGGCCGGAATTTCTTAATCGCTTTGATGGAGTAATTCTTTTTCAACCATTAACCAAAGAAAATCTTTTAATTATTGCCGAACTATTGCTTGGCGAATTAAAGAAAAATCTTAAAGAAAAGAATATTGATTTTATAATTACCCCCGGCCTTAAAGAAAAAATTATTGAACTGGGTTATAATCCGATTTTTGGCGCCAGAGAAATGAAAAGAGTTATTCAAGATAAAATAGAAAATGTTTTGGCTTTAGCTATTTTATCTCATCAATTAAAAAGAGGAAACAGGGCAGAAATTGATCCCCAAAATTTTAAATTAAAAATTAACTCTTAA
- the mraZ gene encoding division/cell wall cluster transcriptional repressor MraZ, producing MFIGEYLYLIDEKKRLAVPVKFRKLLGKKAVITRGIDNCLVIYPLIEWQKLAQKLENLPTSQVEARAFARIMLSGAVDVGFDKLGRVLIPDYLKDYAFLKKNVAVLGLSNRIEIWDEQNWQKYKEKNEKEVGNIAERLKELGI from the coding sequence ATGTTTATTGGCGAATATTTATATTTAATAGATGAAAAAAAGAGATTGGCTGTTCCAGTTAAATTTCGAAAACTACTTGGGAAAAAAGCTGTTATTACCCGAGGAATTGATAACTGTTTAGTAATTTATCCTTTAATTGAGTGGCAAAAATTAGCCCAAAAATTAGAAAACTTGCCAACCAGTCAAGTTGAGGCTCGGGCTTTTGCCAGAATTATGCTATCAGGAGCAGTTGATGTTGGATTTGATAAGTTGGGCAGGGTTTTAATTCCCGATTATTTAAAGGACTATGCTTTTTTAAAAAAGAATGTGGCTGTTTTGGGTCTTTCCAATAGAATAGAAATTTGGGATGAACAAAATTGGCAAAAATACAAAGAAAAAAATGAAAAGGAGGTGGGCAATATAGCTGAAAGATTAAAAGAATTGGGCATTTAA